In the Euphorbia lathyris chromosome 5, ddEupLath1.1, whole genome shotgun sequence genome, one interval contains:
- the LOC136230513 gene encoding ABC transporter G family member 1-like isoform X1 → MEPQIHIPRWTPNLNQTQNNRTQSSSRVDESELQSIVSDDDNNMEKLFPFSSGSAAGDVNIDIEMQPSAEDNKTKHSKGIFITWKDLQVTVPDGKKERRPILRGVTGYAEPGEVLAIMGPSGSGKSTLLDALAGRISSTAHQTGKILINGCKEELAFGTSAYVTQDDTLMTTLTVREAVHYSAQLQLPKSMSKSEKRERAEMTIREMGLQNCVNTRIGGWSKKALSGGQKRRVSICIEILTRPKLLFLDEPTSGLDSASSYHVMNRIVRLANQDGRTVIASIHQPSTEVFQLFHNLCLLSSGTTVYFGSVLMAEQFFSSNGFPCPNRRNPSDHYLRTINKDFDVDVEGELGGSTTLNFEEAIDVLVESYQSSQRQHIKKHVAYICTKIFERERLNGHYGVGAFVIGNSLSSIPYLLMISLIPGAIAYYLVGLQKSFDHFVYFLLILFACMMLVESLMMIVASVVPDFLMGIITGAGIQGVMMLNGGFFRLPNDLPKPFWRYPMYYISFHKYANQGFYKNEFQGLIFPNNQVGGSSTITGEDILQNVWQVEMGYSKWVDLGILLGMVTIYRLIFLAIIKIAEKAKPIIVTRYFNC, encoded by the exons ATGGAGCCTCAAATTCACATTCCAAGATGGACACCAAACCTAAACCAAACTCAGAATAACCGAACACAAAGTTCATCAAGAGTGGATGAGTCAGAGCTGCAAAGCATAGTCTCCGATGATGACAACAACATGGAGAAGCTGTTCCCATTTAGCTCTGGCTCTGCTGCTGGTGATGTTAACATTGACATTGAGATGCAACCATCTGCTGAAGATAATAAAACGAAGCATTCAAAGGGCATTTTCATAACATGGAAGGATTTGCAGGTTACAGTTCCTGATGGTAAAAAAGAGAGGCGACCTATTCTCCGAGGAGTTACTGGTTATGCTGAGCCTGGTGAAGTTTTGGCTATTATGGGTCCTTCTGGTTCCGGCAAGTCTACTCTTCTCGATGCTTTAGCTG GGAGAATTAGTTCAACTGCACATCAAACTGGCAAAATCCTAATCAATGGTTGCAAGGAGGAACTTGCATTTGGAACATCT GCTTATGTGACTCAAGATGATACATTAATGACGACATTAACTGTTAGAGAAGCAGTGCATTATTCAGCTCAACTACAACTGCCAAAGTCTATGTCCAAATCTGAAAAGAGAGAAAGGGCTGAAATGACAATAAGAGAAATGGGTTTGCAAAATTGTGTTAATACAAGAATAGGAGGGTGGAGTAAGAAAGCGTTAAGTGGTGGACAAAAGAGAAGAGTTAGCATTTGTATTGAAATCTTGACTCGGCCTAAACTTCTCTTTCTTGATGAGCCTACAAGCGGATTGGATAGTGCATCATCTTATCATGTTATGAACCGTATCGTTAGGCTTGCTAACCAAGATGGAAGGACTGTTATTGCATCCATTCATCAACCTAGTACTGAAGTTTTTCAACTTTTCCATAATCTTTGTCTCCTTTCTTCTGGAACAACTGTCTATTTTGGTTCTGTCTTAATGGCAGAACAG tTCTTTTCTTCCAATGGTTTTCCTTGTCCAAATCGAAGAAACCCGTCTGATCATTATCTAAGGACTATAAACAAGGACTTTGATGTG GATGTTGAAGGTGAGCTAGGTGGTTCTACAACGTTAAACTTTGAGGAAGCTATTGATGTTCTTGTCGAGTCATACCAATCATCACAAAGGCAACACATTAAAAAACATGTGGCTTATATATGCACAAAG ATATTTGAACGAGAAAGACTAAATGGGCATTATGGTGTTGGTGCATTTGTGATTGGGAATTCATTGTCATCCATTCCTTACCTTTTAATGATATCATTAATCCCAGGAGCCATAGCATATTACTTAGTTGGACTTCAAAAGAGTTTCGATCACTTTGTCTACTTCTTATTGATACTATTTGCATGTATGATGCTAGTTGAGAGCTTGATGATGATAGTAGCAAGTGTAGTACCAGATTTCCTTATGGGCATAATAACAGGTGCAGGAATTCAAGGAGTGATGATGTTAAATGGTGGATTTTTTCGCTTGCCGAATGATCTTCCTAAACCATTTTGGAGATATCCAATGTATTATATTTCTTTCCACAAGTATGCAAACCAAGGATTTTACAAGAATGAGTTTCAAGGATTGATATTTCCTAATAATCAAGTCGGTGGATCATCTACAATTACTGGGGAAGATATTTTGCAAAATGTTTGGCAAGTTGAGATGGGTTACTCTAAATGGGTTGATCTTGGTATCTTGTTAGGAATGGTGACTATTTATCGGCTCATCTTTTTGGCAATCATAAAGATTGCTGAAAAAGCCAAGCCTATTATTGTCACAAGGTATTTCAATTGTTAA
- the LOC136230513 gene encoding ABC transporter G family member 1-like isoform X2 — protein MEPQIHIPRWTPNLNQTQNNRTQSSSRVDESELQSIVSDDDNNMEKLFPFSSGSAAGDVNIDIEMQPSAEDNKTKHSKGIFITWKDLQVTVPDGKKERRPILRGVTGYAEPGEVLAIMGPSGSGKSTLLDALAGRISSTAHQTGKILINGCKEELAFGTSAYVTQDDTLMTTLTVREAVHYSAQLQLPKSMSKSEKRERAEMTIREMGLQNCVNTRIGGWSKKALSGGQKRRVSICIEILTRPKLLFLDEPTSGLDSASSYHVMNRIVRLANQDGRTVIASIHQPSTEVFQLFHNLCLLSSGTTVYFGSVLMAEQFFSSNGFPCPNRRNPSDHYLRTINKDFDVDVEGELGGSTTLNFEEAIDVLVESYQSSQRQHIKKHVAYICTKKVRRRKKERKTSYITQCIILTKRSFVNMYRDLGYYWLRLAIYIALCLCVGTIFYDIGFSYGSIQARGAMLMFVAAFLTFMVIGGFPSFVEDMKIFERERLNGHYGVGAFVIGNSLSSIPYLLMISLIPGAIAYYLVGLQKSFDHFVYFLLILFACMMLVESLMMIVASVVPDFLMGIITGAGIQGVMMLNGGFFRLPNDLPKPFWRYPMYYISFHKYANQGFYKNEFQGLIFPNNQVGGSSTITGEDILQNVWQVEMGYSKWVDLGILLGMVTIYRLIFLAIIKIAEKAKPIIVTRYFNC, from the exons ATGGAGCCTCAAATTCACATTCCAAGATGGACACCAAACCTAAACCAAACTCAGAATAACCGAACACAAAGTTCATCAAGAGTGGATGAGTCAGAGCTGCAAAGCATAGTCTCCGATGATGACAACAACATGGAGAAGCTGTTCCCATTTAGCTCTGGCTCTGCTGCTGGTGATGTTAACATTGACATTGAGATGCAACCATCTGCTGAAGATAATAAAACGAAGCATTCAAAGGGCATTTTCATAACATGGAAGGATTTGCAGGTTACAGTTCCTGATGGTAAAAAAGAGAGGCGACCTATTCTCCGAGGAGTTACTGGTTATGCTGAGCCTGGTGAAGTTTTGGCTATTATGGGTCCTTCTGGTTCCGGCAAGTCTACTCTTCTCGATGCTTTAGCTG GGAGAATTAGTTCAACTGCACATCAAACTGGCAAAATCCTAATCAATGGTTGCAAGGAGGAACTTGCATTTGGAACATCT GCTTATGTGACTCAAGATGATACATTAATGACGACATTAACTGTTAGAGAAGCAGTGCATTATTCAGCTCAACTACAACTGCCAAAGTCTATGTCCAAATCTGAAAAGAGAGAAAGGGCTGAAATGACAATAAGAGAAATGGGTTTGCAAAATTGTGTTAATACAAGAATAGGAGGGTGGAGTAAGAAAGCGTTAAGTGGTGGACAAAAGAGAAGAGTTAGCATTTGTATTGAAATCTTGACTCGGCCTAAACTTCTCTTTCTTGATGAGCCTACAAGCGGATTGGATAGTGCATCATCTTATCATGTTATGAACCGTATCGTTAGGCTTGCTAACCAAGATGGAAGGACTGTTATTGCATCCATTCATCAACCTAGTACTGAAGTTTTTCAACTTTTCCATAATCTTTGTCTCCTTTCTTCTGGAACAACTGTCTATTTTGGTTCTGTCTTAATGGCAGAACAG tTCTTTTCTTCCAATGGTTTTCCTTGTCCAAATCGAAGAAACCCGTCTGATCATTATCTAAGGACTATAAACAAGGACTTTGATGTG GATGTTGAAGGTGAGCTAGGTGGTTCTACAACGTTAAACTTTGAGGAAGCTATTGATGTTCTTGTCGAGTCATACCAATCATCACAAAGGCAACACATTAAAAAACATGTGGCTTATATATGCACAAAG AAAGTCcggagaagaaagaaagaaagaaagacaaGCTACATTACTCAATGTATTATTCTTACCAAGAGATCCTTTGTGAACATGTATCGTGATCTAGGCTATTATTGGCTTCGTCTTGCAATCTATATTGCATTATGCCTGTGTGTTGGTACTATCTTCTATGATATTGGCTTCTCTTATGGCTCAATTCAA GCTAGAGGAGCCATGCTTATGTTTGTTGCTGCATTTTTGACTTTCATGGTAATTGGTGGTTTCCCTTCTTTCGTCGAAGATATGAAA ATATTTGAACGAGAAAGACTAAATGGGCATTATGGTGTTGGTGCATTTGTGATTGGGAATTCATTGTCATCCATTCCTTACCTTTTAATGATATCATTAATCCCAGGAGCCATAGCATATTACTTAGTTGGACTTCAAAAGAGTTTCGATCACTTTGTCTACTTCTTATTGATACTATTTGCATGTATGATGCTAGTTGAGAGCTTGATGATGATAGTAGCAAGTGTAGTACCAGATTTCCTTATGGGCATAATAACAGGTGCAGGAATTCAAGGAGTGATGATGTTAAATGGTGGATTTTTTCGCTTGCCGAATGATCTTCCTAAACCATTTTGGAGATATCCAATGTATTATATTTCTTTCCACAAGTATGCAAACCAAGGATTTTACAAGAATGAGTTTCAAGGATTGATATTTCCTAATAATCAAGTCGGTGGATCATCTACAATTACTGGGGAAGATATTTTGCAAAATGTTTGGCAAGTTGAGATGGGTTACTCTAAATGGGTTGATCTTGGTATCTTGTTAGGAATGGTGACTATTTATCGGCTCATCTTTTTGGCAATCATAAAGATTGCTGAAAAAGCCAAGCCTATTATTGTCACAAGGTATTTCAATTGTTAA